The Fervidibacillus albus genome contains a region encoding:
- the ispD gene encoding 2-C-methyl-D-erythritol 4-phosphate cytidylyltransferase encodes MQYKVIIPAAGMGKRMGYGKNKLFIPIRHTPIIVHTLAIFEKDEWCKEIILVINEKEREEIESLIQSYEITKVSKIINGGSERQQSVYAGLKTVNGDEEIVLIHDGARPMVNIAHIRKLVQEASLKGAAVLGVPVKDTIKKVKDGIVMETIDRATLWSIQTPQAFRASVIKTAHESAEKDRFLGTDDASLVERIGQNVIIIEGDYENIKITTKEDLFFAESLLSKRKT; translated from the coding sequence ATGCAATATAAAGTAATCATTCCGGCTGCCGGGATGGGGAAAAGAATGGGTTACGGGAAAAACAAATTATTTATTCCTATCCGACATACCCCCATTATCGTCCATACATTGGCGATATTTGAAAAAGACGAATGGTGCAAAGAAATCATTTTAGTCATTAATGAAAAGGAACGCGAAGAGATCGAATCGTTAATTCAATCGTACGAAATCACGAAGGTATCGAAAATCATTAACGGTGGATCCGAGCGGCAACAAAGCGTTTACGCCGGATTAAAAACGGTTAATGGGGATGAGGAAATCGTACTCATCCACGACGGAGCTAGACCTATGGTAAATATCGCTCATATTCGCAAGCTTGTCCAAGAGGCAAGTCTTAAAGGTGCCGCCGTCTTAGGTGTTCCGGTGAAGGATACGATAAAAAAAGTAAAAGATGGGATTGTAATGGAAACGATCGACCGGGCAACGTTATGGTCGATACAAACGCCCCAAGCCTTTCGAGCGTCCGTCATTAAAACGGCCCACGAATCGGCAGAAAAAGATCGTTTTCTAGGGACGGACGATGCCTCCCTTGTGGAACGGATTGGACAAAACGTCATCATAATCGAAGGCGATTATGAGAACATAAAAATTACGACGAAAGAGGATTTGTTTTTCGCTGAATCCTTACTTTCAAAAAGGAAAACGTAA
- the clpC gene encoding ATP-dependent protease ATP-binding subunit ClpC, giving the protein MLFGRFTERAQKVLALSQEEAIRLNHHNVGTEHILLGLVREGEGIAAKALSALGLTSEKIQQEVENLIGIGKEQNPSPSYTPRAKKVIELSMDEARKLGHSYVGTEHILLGLIREGEGVAARVLSNLGVSLNKARQQVLQLLGNNETNGNSANGTTSVNTPTLDSLARDMTQIAREGSLDPVIGREKEIQRVIEVLSRRTKNNPVLIGEPGVGKTAIAEGLAQQIVNNEVPEILRNKRVMTLDMGTVVAGTKYRGEFEDRLKKVMDEIRQAGNIILFIDELHTLIGAGGAEGAIDASNILKPSLARGELQCIGATTLDEYRKYIEKDAALERRFQPITVDEPTVEETVQILKGLRDRYEAHHRVAITDEAIEAAVKLSDRYISDRFLPDKAIDLIDEAGSKVRLRSFTTPPNLKELEVKLETVKKEKDAAVQSQEFEKAASLRDMEQRLREQLEETKKTWKEKQGKENSKVTIEDIATVVSSWTGIPVSKLAETETEKLLKLEEILHSRVIGQDEAVKAVSKAVRRARAGLKDPNRPIGSFIFLGPTGVGKTELARALAEAMFGEEDAMIRIDMSEYMEKHSTSRLVGSPPGYVGYDEGGQLTEKIRRKPYSVVLLDEIEKAHPDVFNILLQVLEDGRLTDSKGRTVDFRNTILIMTSNVGAESLKRNKNVGFNVHDGQADYKDMKGRVLEELKREFRPEFLNRIDEIIVFHALEKQHLQNIVSLLSQNLIHRLKEQNIELTLSDVAMEKITELGYDPDYGARPLRRAIQKHVEDLLSEELLKKTIAAGSKVLIDVEDGKFTVKTNVYS; this is encoded by the coding sequence ATGCTTTTTGGTCGATTTACAGAAAGGGCGCAAAAAGTGTTAGCCCTATCCCAAGAAGAAGCCATTCGATTGAACCATCACAATGTCGGTACGGAACATATATTGTTAGGGCTAGTGAGAGAAGGAGAAGGCATTGCTGCAAAGGCATTGTCTGCCCTCGGACTAACTTCTGAAAAAATTCAACAAGAAGTGGAAAACTTAATTGGCATTGGGAAAGAACAAAATCCGTCGCCTTCCTATACGCCAAGGGCAAAAAAAGTTATTGAATTATCGATGGATGAAGCGAGAAAGCTTGGTCATTCCTACGTCGGTACGGAACATATTTTGCTCGGATTAATACGGGAAGGGGAAGGAGTGGCCGCTCGTGTATTGAGTAATTTAGGTGTCAGTTTAAATAAAGCTCGACAACAAGTATTGCAACTACTTGGAAATAACGAAACGAACGGCAATTCGGCCAATGGAACGACGAGCGTAAATACCCCTACATTAGATAGTTTAGCTCGAGATATGACCCAAATCGCAAGAGAAGGAAGCCTCGATCCTGTTATCGGTCGGGAAAAGGAAATTCAACGGGTGATCGAAGTGCTAAGTAGACGGACCAAAAACAATCCCGTTTTAATCGGCGAACCGGGCGTAGGGAAAACGGCTATTGCTGAAGGACTCGCCCAGCAAATCGTCAACAATGAAGTTCCGGAAATTTTGCGCAACAAACGGGTCATGACGTTAGATATGGGTACGGTCGTGGCGGGAACGAAATACCGTGGTGAGTTTGAAGATCGTTTGAAAAAAGTAATGGATGAAATACGTCAAGCCGGGAATATTATTTTATTCATCGATGAGTTGCACACGTTAATAGGAGCTGGTGGTGCAGAGGGAGCAATCGATGCCTCGAACATTTTGAAACCGTCCCTTGCTAGAGGGGAATTACAATGTATTGGCGCAACAACCTTGGATGAATACCGAAAATATATTGAAAAGGATGCGGCCCTTGAACGGCGCTTCCAACCGATTACGGTCGATGAACCTACGGTGGAAGAAACGGTTCAAATATTAAAAGGTCTGCGGGATCGTTATGAGGCCCATCATCGGGTCGCTATAACCGATGAGGCAATCGAAGCTGCGGTAAAGCTTTCCGATCGTTACATTTCCGACCGGTTTTTACCAGACAAGGCGATCGATTTAATCGACGAAGCCGGTTCAAAAGTACGCTTGAGAAGTTTCACAACTCCGCCGAACTTGAAGGAATTGGAAGTAAAACTCGAAACGGTGAAAAAGGAGAAAGACGCAGCCGTTCAAAGTCAAGAGTTTGAAAAAGCGGCCTCGCTTCGTGACATGGAACAGCGACTCCGCGAACAATTAGAGGAAACGAAAAAAACTTGGAAAGAAAAGCAAGGGAAGGAAAATAGTAAAGTCACCATTGAAGATATTGCAACAGTCGTTTCCAGTTGGACGGGTATACCGGTATCAAAACTTGCAGAAACGGAAACGGAAAAATTATTGAAATTGGAAGAAATCCTTCATTCAAGGGTAATCGGTCAGGACGAAGCGGTTAAGGCGGTCTCCAAAGCCGTTCGTAGAGCAAGGGCCGGTTTGAAAGATCCAAATCGCCCGATTGGTTCCTTTATATTCCTTGGGCCGACGGGAGTGGGGAAAACTGAATTAGCTCGGGCGTTGGCAGAGGCGATGTTCGGAGAAGAAGATGCCATGATTCGAATCGATATGTCGGAATATATGGAGAAACATTCGACTTCTAGACTAGTCGGTTCGCCTCCCGGTTACGTCGGTTACGATGAAGGTGGACAGTTAACGGAAAAAATAAGAAGAAAACCGTACTCTGTCGTCCTCTTAGATGAAATAGAAAAAGCCCATCCGGACGTCTTTAATATCTTGTTACAAGTATTAGAAGATGGTCGATTAACGGACTCAAAGGGAAGAACGGTCGATTTTCGAAACACGATTTTAATTATGACTTCCAACGTCGGTGCAGAATCGTTAAAACGGAATAAAAATGTCGGATTTAACGTTCACGATGGTCAGGCGGATTACAAAGATATGAAGGGTCGAGTATTAGAGGAATTGAAAAGAGAGTTTCGACCGGAATTTTTAAATCGAATCGATGAAATTATCGTATTCCATGCATTAGAAAAGCAACATTTACAAAATATCGTTTCGTTACTTTCGCAAAACTTAATTCATCGATTAAAAGAACAAAACATTGAGCTGACACTTTCGGATGTGGCGATGGAAAAAATTACCGAACTCGGTTACGATCCTGACTACGGTGCACGACCATTACGCCGTGCCATTCAAAAGCACGTTGAAGATCTTTTATCTGAAGAACTATTGAAAAAAACGATTGCTGCTGGTTCAAAAGTTTTAATCGACGTAGAAGACGGGAAATTCACCGTGAAGACGAATGTATACTCATAA
- the radA gene encoding DNA repair protein RadA: MVKVKSKFICQSCGYESPKWMGRCPNCNEWNTLTEEIAEIKGNRRAFYNGANLNEKEKRKPVPLSKVESIEETRLSTDSKELNRVLGGGIVRGSLVLIGGDPGIGKSTLLLQVSHQLANKDLTVLYISGEESIKQTKLRADRLGTTSDRLYVLAETNLLIIEEAIREIKPDFTVVDSIQTIFHPDITSAPGSVSQVRESTSELMRIAKTNGIPIFIVGHVTKEGNIAGPRLLEHMVDTVLYFEGERHHAYRILRAVKNRFGSTNELGIFEMKETGLEEVHNPSQIFLEERMKGASGSTVVASMEGTRPILVEIQALISPTTFGNPRRMATGIDHNRVSLLMAVLEKRVGFLLQNQDAYLKAAGGVKLDEPAIDLAIAISIASSFRDQPTKATDCFIGEVGLTGEIRRVSRIEQRVKEAEKLGFQRVFLPYNNLGSWCDSSPIQLVGVSTIDEALKVALN, from the coding sequence ATGGTGAAAGTAAAATCAAAATTTATTTGCCAATCGTGCGGCTATGAATCACCGAAATGGATGGGGCGCTGCCCAAATTGTAATGAATGGAACACATTGACCGAAGAAATTGCTGAAATCAAGGGGAATCGACGAGCATTTTACAATGGGGCAAATTTGAACGAGAAAGAAAAAAGGAAACCCGTCCCGTTGTCGAAAGTCGAATCCATCGAAGAAACCCGTTTGTCGACCGATTCAAAGGAATTAAATCGCGTGTTAGGGGGAGGAATTGTGAGAGGGTCTCTCGTTTTAATTGGAGGAGATCCAGGAATCGGTAAGTCGACATTATTGCTCCAAGTTTCCCACCAATTAGCCAATAAGGATTTAACCGTCTTGTACATCTCCGGCGAAGAATCAATTAAACAAACAAAATTAAGGGCCGATCGTCTCGGAACGACATCCGACCGTCTATATGTTCTCGCTGAAACGAATCTTTTAATAATCGAAGAAGCTATACGGGAAATCAAACCGGATTTTACCGTCGTTGATTCCATCCAAACGATTTTCCATCCTGATATTACCTCTGCACCAGGCTCTGTATCCCAAGTTCGTGAAAGTACAAGTGAATTAATGCGAATTGCGAAAACGAACGGCATTCCGATCTTTATCGTTGGCCATGTGACAAAGGAAGGAAATATTGCAGGACCGCGATTATTGGAACATATGGTTGACACCGTTTTATATTTTGAAGGGGAAAGGCATCACGCGTATCGCATTTTACGTGCTGTGAAAAATCGATTTGGTTCAACAAATGAGCTAGGTATTTTCGAAATGAAAGAAACTGGGTTAGAAGAAGTGCACAATCCGTCCCAAATTTTTTTAGAAGAACGAATGAAAGGTGCTTCCGGTTCGACAGTAGTTGCATCGATGGAAGGAACGAGACCAATTCTTGTGGAAATACAAGCCCTAATTTCTCCGACAACCTTTGGAAATCCACGGAGAATGGCAACAGGAATCGACCATAACCGCGTATCATTGCTCATGGCTGTGTTGGAAAAAAGAGTCGGATTTTTGTTACAAAATCAAGATGCATATTTGAAAGCAGCCGGTGGCGTAAAGCTAGATGAACCGGCGATCGATTTAGCGATTGCCATCAGCATAGCCTCCAGTTTTCGGGATCAACCAACGAAGGCAACGGATTGTTTTATCGGTGAAGTAGGTCTCACGGGGGAAATCCGGCGGGTGTCAAGAATTGAACAACGGGTAAAGGAAGCGGAAAAACTCGGCTTTCAACGGGTCTTCCTGCCGTATAACAACTTAGGTTCTTGGTGTGACTCCAGTCCGATTCAATTGGTCGGCGTTTCGACGATCGATGAGGCGTTAAAAGTGGCTTTGAACTAA
- a CDS encoding PIN/TRAM domain-containing protein → MLTRIVQACFLLIGGALGIILLPIILIAANLDEYPVLNNPYTTAIIGAIIFFLITFWAVKYVVNFIKWLEEMLIKAPLFDLLIGTMGLIIGLIVAFLISFALNAIRLPLMNEVAPVVLTVLLGYLGFQVGFKKRDEVRGLFPNRIGKKKGTEEEKGESTANFKLLDTSVIIDGRIADICQTGFLEGTIIIPQFVLEELQHIADSSDVLKRNRGRRGLDILNRIQKELPIKVEIYEGDFEDIQEVDSKLVKLAKLMNGTVVTNDFNLNKVCELQQVPVLNINDLANAVKPVVLPGEEMVVQVIKDGKEHNQGIAYLDDGTMIVVEEGKDYIGKTISVLVTSVLQTSAGRMIFAKPKLLEKAL, encoded by the coding sequence ATGTTAACGAGAATTGTGCAAGCTTGTTTTTTGTTAATCGGTGGAGCTTTAGGAATTATATTATTACCTATCATATTAATTGCGGCGAATTTAGATGAATATCCGGTGTTAAATAACCCATACACGACAGCGATTATCGGAGCGATTATTTTTTTCCTCATAACATTTTGGGCGGTGAAATACGTCGTCAATTTTATTAAATGGCTCGAGGAAATGTTGATCAAAGCGCCTTTATTTGATCTTCTTATAGGAACGATGGGTCTCATCATCGGTTTAATCGTTGCCTTTCTCATTAGTTTTGCGTTAAATGCCATTCGCCTTCCTCTTATGAATGAAGTTGCGCCGGTCGTTTTAACGGTATTATTAGGTTATTTAGGATTTCAAGTCGGTTTTAAAAAACGTGATGAAGTGCGCGGTCTTTTTCCTAATCGAATTGGGAAAAAGAAAGGAACGGAAGAAGAGAAGGGTGAATCGACGGCGAATTTTAAACTTTTAGACACGAGTGTAATCATCGACGGTCGGATTGCGGATATTTGTCAAACTGGATTTTTAGAAGGAACAATTATTATTCCTCAATTTGTCCTTGAAGAACTCCAACATATTGCAGATTCCTCCGATGTTTTAAAAAGGAATCGGGGAAGAAGAGGGTTGGATATATTAAATCGCATTCAAAAGGAACTACCGATTAAAGTGGAAATTTATGAAGGGGATTTTGAAGATATTCAGGAAGTCGACAGCAAATTGGTGAAATTAGCGAAACTAATGAACGGAACGGTTGTAACGAACGATTTCAATTTGAATAAAGTATGTGAATTACAACAAGTTCCTGTGTTAAATATTAACGATTTGGCAAACGCAGTAAAACCGGTTGTTCTTCCTGGAGAAGAGATGGTCGTTCAAGTTATTAAAGATGGGAAGGAACATAATCAAGGCATCGCCTATTTGGATGATGGTACGATGATCGTCGTCGAGGAAGGTAAAGACTACATTGGAAAAACAATTAGCGTATTAGTTACGAGCGTTTTACAAACGTCGGCAGGAAGAATGATCTTTGCAAAGCCCAAACTTTTAGAAAAAGCGTTATAA
- the ispF gene encoding 2-C-methyl-D-erythritol 2,4-cyclodiphosphate synthase has product MFRIGQGFDVHRFAKNRPLIIGGVTIPYEKGLAGHSDADVLLHALTDALLGAVGLMDIGTHFPDTDPAFKDADSAFLLKEAWQLVKEKGYAFGNADCTIICERPKMAPYREQMKDRIASLLAVDRDQINVKATTTEKLGFTGREEGIAAMAVVLLKKVEEN; this is encoded by the coding sequence TTGTTTCGTATTGGACAAGGTTTTGACGTGCATCGGTTTGCCAAAAATCGCCCTTTAATAATCGGAGGCGTAACCATTCCTTATGAAAAGGGGCTCGCTGGACATTCCGATGCCGATGTTTTGTTACATGCCCTAACGGATGCCTTATTAGGAGCGGTCGGTTTAATGGATATCGGCACACATTTCCCAGATACGGATCCGGCCTTTAAAGATGCAGATTCCGCTTTTTTATTAAAAGAAGCATGGCAACTCGTTAAAGAAAAAGGGTATGCATTTGGAAACGCCGACTGTACGATCATTTGTGAACGTCCGAAAATGGCTCCGTATCGGGAACAAATGAAGGACCGGATCGCATCTCTTTTAGCTGTCGATCGGGATCAAATTAATGTGAAGGCGACAACGACGGAAAAACTGGGGTTCACTGGAAGGGAAGAAGGAATCGCTGCCATGGCAGTCGTCTTGTTAAAGAAGGTCGAGGAAAATTAA